In Megalobrama amblycephala isolate DHTTF-2021 linkage group LG10, ASM1881202v1, whole genome shotgun sequence, one DNA window encodes the following:
- the slc66a3 gene encoding solute carrier family 66 member 3, with translation MDGNLTLNLANFSTLFVCMVLKFPQIFVLMRARATAGVSLNSLLLELVGFLVFMSYQMYYDYPPLTYLEYPILIAQDVIVLLLILHYNRNLKHSLIYAALFVGGWQLLTVQKWVIDLAMSLCTFISASSKLAQLQCLWRSKDSRQVSSLTWGLATYTCLARIFTTVVTTGDTQVLIRFVIMTVLNLWVTVTVIYYKPHAVKRD, from the exons ATGGACGGTAATTTGACGCTGAATTTGGCCAACTTCAGCACTCTCTTCGTGTGTATGGTGCTGAAGTTCCCGCAGATATTCGTGCTGATGCGGGCCAGAGCGACCGCTGGAGTCAGTCTGAACAGTCTGCTGCTGGAGCTGGTCGG GTTTCTAGTGTTTATGTCCTATCAGATGTACTATGACTACCCGCCCCTCACATACCTGGAGTATCCCATCCTCATTGCACAAG ATGTCATTGTGCTCCTGTTGATCCTGCACTACAACAGAAACTTGAAGCACAGCCTCATATATGCAGCACT GTTTGTGGGTGGATGGCAGCTGCTTACAGTACAGAAGTGGGTGATTGATCTGGCCATG AGTCTGTGCACATTCATCAGCGCCAGCAGTAAACTGGCACAGCTTCAGTGTCTGTGGCGCTCAAAGGACTCTAGGCAGGTCAGCAGTCTTACCTGGGGTCTGGCCACATACACATGCCTGG CACGGATCTTCACCACCGTCGTCACCACAGGAGACACACAAG tccTCATTCGGTTTGTCATCATGACCGTTCTGAACTTGTGGGTTACGGTTACAGTGATCTACTACAAACCCCATGCAGTAAAACGGGACTAA
- the rock2a gene encoding LOW QUALITY PROTEIN: rho-associated protein kinase 2 (The sequence of the model RefSeq protein was modified relative to this genomic sequence to represent the inferred CDS: inserted 2 bases in 1 codon) has translation MSLGAERRMENRLRQLEAMIKEPRSAINLESLLDSMNALVLDLDFPALRKNKNIETFLNRYEKVMGHIRELQMKPEDFDRVKVIGRGAFGEVQLVRHKASQKVYAMKVLSKFEMIKRSDSAFFWEERDIMAFADSPWVVQLCCAFQDDRSLFMVMEYMPGGDLVNLTSTYDVPEKWAKFYTAEVVLALDAIHSMGFIHRDVKPDNMLLDRYGHLKLADFGTCMKMDGTGMVHCDTAVGTPDYISPEVLKSQGGDGYYGRECDWWSVGVFIYEMLVGDTPFYADSLVGTYSKIMDHKNSLNFPDDVEISQEAKNIICAFLTDREVRLGRNGVEEIKRHPFFRNDQWTFSTIRETAAPVVPELSSDIDTSNFDEIEEDKGEVETFPTPKAFVGNQLPFVGFTYFKEDQLLNAVNSSAMKNDLPVSKREDNLALQKKLHSLEEQLNIEMQAKDELEQKYRSNCTRLEKITKELDEEINGRKVLETSLRQLEREKALLQHKSVESHRRAESEADRKRCLENEVNSLRDQLDEMKKKNQNSHISNEKNIHLQKQLDEANALLRAESDAATRLRKAQTEASKQLQQLEAHARELQDKCCMLENSKLTLERENITLQAALDTEKREQTQGSETISDLQARISGLEEEVKQVRQALSKAETEKRQLQEKLTDLEKEKSNNQIDMTYKLKVLQQGLEQEEAAHKATKARLADKNKISESIEGAKSEAVKELEQKLQEERSSKLRVENRMLELEKKNSMLDCDYKQSLQKLEELRRHKERLTEEVKNLNLKIEQEVQKRTLTQNDLKVQNQQLSTLRTSEKQLKQEINHLLEIKRSLEKQNVELRKDRQDSDGQMKELQDQLEAEQYFSTLYKTQVRELKEECEEKNKLYKDVQQSLQELQEERDSLAAQLEITLTKADSEQLARSIAEEQYSDLEKEKIMKELEIKEMMARHRQELAEKDTTITSLEEANRTLTNDVANLANEKEELNNKLKEAQDYLQNLKNEEQSITQVKLALEKQLQSERTLKTQAVNKLAEIMNRKEVRGGGSRRGNDTDVRRKEKENRKLQLELRSEKEKLNSTIIKYQREINDMQAQLADESQVRIELQMALDSKDSDIEQLRGLLNSLNIQSLDSASMSSGPDMDTDESLPETRLEGWLSLPVRNNTKRFGWERKYVVVSSKKILFYNSEQDKELSNPYMVLDIDKLFHVRSVTQTDVYRADAKEIPRIFQILYANEGESKKEQELEPLPGDKSSYICHKGHEFIPTLYHFPTNCEACTKPLWNMFKPPPALECRRCHIKCHKDHMDKKEEVVAPCRVNYDVSTAKNLLLLALSQEDQQKWVSRLMKKIPKKPPAPDAPHRSSPRVPSKVQSSQSMRRPSRQVPSGKPRFVHNVKEPTAXVAEKSGFVYHKGHEFIPLFYHFPANCAACTKPLWNMFKPPLALECQRCQIKCHKEHMDKRDEGLRPCTPDHFNPQFNAG, from the exons GACTCCATGAATGCCCTGGTTTTAGATCTGGACTTTCCGGCCTTACGTAAAAATAAGAACATCGAGACCTTCTTGAACAGAT ATGAGAAGGTTATGGGCCATATAAGGGAGCTCCAGATGAAGCCAGAGGATTTTGACCGAGTGAAGGTGATCGGTAGAGGAGCATTCGGAGAAGTCCAGttg gtTAGGCATAAGGCCTCTCAGAAGGTGTATGCAATGAAGGTGCTCAGTAAGTTTGAAATGATCAAACGCTCAGATTCTGCCTTCTTCTGGGAGGAACGTGACATCATGGCATTTGCCGACAGCCCATGGGTCGTACAG CTGTGCTGTGCTTTCCAGGATGATCGTTCTCTTTTCATGGTAATGGAATACATGCCAGGAGGAGATCTAGTCAATCTCACTAGCACATATGATGTTCCAGAGAAGTGGGCAAAGTTCTACACTGCTGAGGTTGTGTTGGCTTTGGACGCTATTCACTCCATGGGCTTTATTCACCGAGACGTCAAACCCGACAATATGCTGCTGGACCGCTATGGACACCTCAAACTTGCCGACTTTGGGACCTGCATGAAAATGGATGGG ACGGGGATGGTTCATTGTGACACTGCGGTTGGAACTCCTGATTACATCTCGCCAGAGGTTCTCAAGTCTCAGGGAGGGGACGGATACTACGGGCGCGAGTGTGACTGGTGGTCGGTCGGAGTATTTATCTATGAGATGTTGGTTG gTGATACACCATTCTACGCTGATTCTCTGGTGGGGACCTACAGTAAGATTATGGACCATAAGAACTCTCTTAACTTCCCTGATGACGTTGAGATCTCTCAAGAAGCCAAAAACATAATCTGTGCCTTCCTAACTGACAG GGAGGTTCGCCTGGGCCGAAATGGCGTAGAAGAAATTAAAAGACATCCTTTCTTTAGAAACGACCAGTGGACCTTCAGCACCATTAGAGAGA CTGCAGCCCCTGTCGTTCCAGAGCTGAGCAGTGACATAGACACCAGTAATTTTGATGAGATAGAAGAGGATAAAGGAGAAGTGGAGACCTTTCCTACACCCAAAGCCTTTGTTGGCAATCAGCTGCCCTTTGTGGGGTTCACCTACTTTAAAGAAGACCA GTTGTTGAATGCTGTTAACAGTTCAGCAATGAAAAATGATCTCCCAGTATCTAAGAGAGAG GACAATTTAGCA CTCCAGAAGAAACTACATTCTCTAGAAGAGCAGCTCAATATTGAAATGCAGGCCAAAGATGAGCTGGAGCAAAAATACAGAAGCAACTGTACCCGCCTAGAAAAGATCACCAAAGAGCTAGATGAAGAG ATAAATGGCAGAAAAGTGTTGGAGACGTCTCTGAGACagctagagagagagaaagctctCCTGCAGCACAAGAGCGTAGAGAGTCACCGCAGAGCGGAGAGTGAAGCCGACCGCAAACGCTGCCTGGAGAATGAAGTGAATAGTCTGAGGGATCAGCTGGATGAAATGAAGAAGAAAAACCAGAACTCGCACATCTCCAATGAGAAGAACATCCACTTGCAGAAACAG CTTGATGAGGCCAATGCATTACTGCGGGCAGAATCTGATGCGGCTACGCGGCTGCGTAAAGCTCAGACAGAGGCCTCAAAACAGCTGCAGCAGCTGGAGGCTCATGCAAGAGAACTGCAGGACAAATGCTGCATGCTGGAGAACAGCAAGCTCACGCTGGAGAGGGAGAACATCACCCTGCAGGCAGCGCTGGACACAGAGAAACGAGAGCAAACCCAGGGCTCTGAGACTATCTCTGATCTACAGG CACGAATCTCTGGTTTGGAGGAAGAAGTGAAACAGGTGAGACAAGCCCTATCTAAAGCTGAGACAGAGAAGAGGCAACTTCAGGAGAAGCTAACAGACCTGGAGAAG GAGAAGAGCAATAACCAGATTGACATGACCTATAAGCTGAAGGTGTTGCAGCAGGGTTTGGAGCAGGAGGAGGCAGCACACAAGGCCACAAAAGCTCGACTTGCCGACAAGAACAAGATCAGCGAGTCCATTGAAGGAGCAAAATCTGAGGCTGTGAAGG AGCTGGAACAAAAGCTGCAGGAGGAACGTTCCTCTAAACTGCGTGTGGAGAACAGGATGTTAGAACTTGAGAAGAAGAACTCCATGCTTGACTGTGATTATAAACAGTCATTGCAGAAACTAGAGGAACTGCGGCGACACAAGGAGAGACTCACAGAAGAA GTGAAGAATCTGAATCTGAAGATCGAGCAAGAAGTTCAGAAACGCACTTTGACTCAGAATGACCTGAAAGTTCAAAACCAGCAGCTCAGCACCCTCCGAACATCAGAGAAACAACTCAAACAGGAGATCAACCACCTGCTGGAAATCAAACGCAGCCTGGAAAAACAAAACGTGGAGCTGCGCAA GGATCGTCAGGATTCGGATGGACAGATGAAGGAACTGCAGGATCAGTTGGAGGCAGAGCAGTATTTCTCT ACGCTGTATAAGACACAGGTGCGGGAGCTGAAGGAAGAGTGTGAGGAGAAAAATAAACTCTATAAAGACGTACAGCAGAGTCTACAAGAGCTACAGGAGGAAAG GGATTCTCTTGCAGCCCAGTTAGAGATCACACTAACGAAAGCTGACTCCGAGCAACTGGCACGCTCAATTGCGGAGGAGCAGTATTCTGACCTGGAGAAGGAGAAGATCATGAAGGAGCTGGAGATCAAAGAGATGATGGCCAGACACAGACAGGAGCTTGCTGAAAAAGACACCACCATCACCTCT TTAGAGGAAGCTAATCGCACATTGACAAATGATGTTGCAAACCTGGCCAATGAGAAGGAAGAACTCAACAACAAGCTAAAGGAGGCACAAGACT ACCTGCAGAATCTGAAGAATGAAGAGCAGTCCATCACTCAAGTGAAACTGGCCCTTGAGAAACAGCTGCAGTCAGAGAGAACTCTCAAAACACAG GCGGTGAACAAGCTGGCAGAGATCATGAACAGAAAGGAGGTCAGAGGTGGTGGCAGTCGCCGTGGAAATGATACAGACGTGAGGAGgaaggagaaagaaaacagGAAGTTACAGCTGGAGCTTCGTTCTGAGAAGGAGAAGCTCAACAGCACCATCATCAAATACCAGAGAGAAATCAACGACATGCAAGCA CAATTGGCGGACGAGTCTCAGGTGCGTATCGAGCTGCAGATGGCCCTCGACAGTAAAGACAGCGATATTGAGCAGCTGCGCGGCCTGCTGAACTCTCTCAACATCCAGTCGCTTGACTCGGCCAGTATGAGCAGCGGCCCTGACATGGACACTGACGAGTCACTACCAG AGACAAGACTGGAGGGTTGGCTGTCTTTACCAGTGAGGAACAACACCAAACGCTTTGGGTGGGAAAGGAAG TATGTTGTGGTGAGCAGCAAGAAGATTCTCTTTTACAACAGCGAACAGGACAAAGAGCTTTCCAATCCCTACATGGTGTTGGACATAGA TAAACTTTTCCATGTGCGTTCGGTAACTCAGACGGACGTTTATCGTGCTGACGCCAAAGAGATCCCCAGAATATTCCAG ATCTTGTACGCAAATGAGGGTGAGAGCAAGAAAGAGCAAGAGCTGGAACCTCTTCCTGGGGACAAATCCAGCTACATTTGCCATAAGGGTCATGAGTTCATCCCAACCCTGTACCACTTTCCCACTAACTGTGAAGCCTGTACCAAACCCCTGTGGAACATGTTCAAACCACCTCCAGCCCTCGAATGCAGACGATGCCACATCAAGTGCCACAAAGACCACATGGACAAGAAAGAGGAAGTCGTCGCCCCCTGCAGAG TGAACTACGACGTGTCCACAGCTAAAAATCTGCTGCTGTTAGCCTTGTCTCAGGAGGACCAGCAAAAGTGGGTTAGTCGGCTCATGAAGAAGATCCCCAAAAAACCTCCCGCGCCAGATGCCCCTCACCGCTCCTCTCCCAGAGTTCCTTCTAAAGTACAAAGCAGTCAATCCATGAGGAGACCCAGCCGACAAGTACCTTCCGGCAAACCCAG GTTTGTGCACAACGTAAAGGAACCAACAGC TGTTGCGGAGAAATCTGGCTTCGTCTACCACAAGGGTCATGAGTTTATCCCTTTGTTCTACCACTTCCCTGCCAACTGTGCGGCCTGTACCAAACCCCTGTGGAACATGTTCAAACCTCCTCTGGCTCTGGAATGCCAGAGATGTCAGATCAAATGCCACAAAGAGCACATGGACAAGAGAGATGAAGGTCTCAGACCCTGTACTCCAGACCACTTCAACCCCCAGTTCAACGCTGGGTGA